The genome window CAACGGCACCTTCCTGTCGGGCATCACCCGGGCGCGTCACATCGCAAACCTGCGGGCCGACGGCGTGAAGGTGCATGAGTCCGTGCTGTCCTTCGACGATTTCCGCACGGCGGACGAGGTGTTTCTCTCCGGCAACCTGATGAAGGTCACGCCGGTGGCCGAGTTCGACGGCACCCATTACCAGCACGGCCCCGTCACCCGCCGCGCCCGCGAGCTCTACTGGGATTGGGCGCAGTCCGGCAAATGACCGCGCTGCCAAAGGCCCTGCGCCTCAACGCGCAGACCCTCGCCATCGGCGCCTGCGGTGCCGCCCTGGCCTGGGCCGCCGGTGTGCCGCTGGCCTACCTCGCCGGCCCCGCGATTGCCGTGACCCTCGCCAGCCTCGCCGGGGCGCAGGTGATGGTGCACAACCGCCTGCGCGACTGCTGCTTCGTGCTGATCGGCCTCTCCATCGGCGGGCTGGTCTCTCCGGCCAGCCTCGATGCCATGGTGGCCTGGCCGGTTGCCTTCGTGGCGCTGGTCGCCCTCACCTTCGTCACCCCCTTCATCATCCGCGAGGCGCTCTGCCGCTGGTTCGGCTTTTCCCGGGCCGAGGGGTTTCTGGCCGCAGCGCCGGGGCACCTCGCCATGGTCGTGGCGCTGACCGAGGGGCTGGGGCTGCCGCTGGTGCGCCCGGTGCTGATGGCCTCCTTCCGGGTGCTGATCCTCACCCTCGCCGTGCCCCTCGCCGCCACCCTCGCCGGCGTGCCCATCGGCCCCGGCCTGCCTGCGGCCCCGGTCGTCGAAAGCTGGCTCATCATCGTGGTCCAGATCATCGCCGCCGTGGCGCTCGGCTGGGGCCTCGCCCGGCTGCGCCTGCCCGCTCCGCTGCTCATCGGCGCCATGGCCGTCGGCGCGGGCTCGCACCTGAGCGGGCTGGCGGTGGGCAGTC of Oceanicola sp. 502str15 contains these proteins:
- a CDS encoding AbrB family transcriptional regulator, yielding MTALPKALRLNAQTLAIGACGAALAWAAGVPLAYLAGPAIAVTLASLAGAQVMVHNRLRDCCFVLIGLSIGGLVSPASLDAMVAWPVAFVALVALTFVTPFIIREALCRWFGFSRAEGFLAAAPGHLAMVVALTEGLGLPLVRPVLMASFRVLILTLAVPLAATLAGVPIGPGLPAAPVVESWLIIVVQIIAAVALGWGLARLRLPAPLLIGAMAVGAGSHLSGLAVGSLPSWVSQTVLVVMGSLIGSRFLGIALTEILRDLAAALLAVVASALLAAAFALLAARVSGLPFLDVLVAFSPGGLETMIIVGAAAGADPSFVAAAHVSRLVILALILSAFAIRQGRPPPPTDR